TCCTGCCAGCGCCGGGTCGCCTCCTCGGGGGTGTAGGGCTTGCCGTAGACGCGGCCGCCGAGCGCGAACATCGAGTCGCCGCCGATGACTAGACCGTGGAATTCCCCTTCCTCGGACAGTCGTCGTGCGACGTCCGCGGCCTTGGCGCGCGCGAGCAGCAGCACGAGATCCTCGGGAGGGAGGTCGGCTCCCCGTTCCGCTGCCGCCGCGGCGGCGACGGCATCCTCGTCGACGTCGGGTGACAGGGTGAGAGGCTCGATGCCGGCCTGTCGCAGCAGCATCAGGCGGGCGGGAGAGGTCGAGGCGAGGCAGACGCGCATGTTCACCACCGTATCCTCGAAGGATGACTTCCTCCCCAGCCGACGTGCTCGAGCTCGACATCACCGGGATCGCGCACGGTGGCACGTTCATCGCCCGCCATGAAGGTCGGGTGGTGTTCGTGTCGGACGCGGTCCCGGGGGAGCGCGTGCGTGCGCGGCTCCTCGAGCCGCAGGAGGGCGGGGATGCGTCGACCCGCAGCTTCTGGCGTGCCGAGACCGTCGAGGTCCTCGAGGTCTCACCGCATCGCCGCCCGCACATCTGGCCGGCGGCGGACATCGCGCGCGACCCGGCTGACCGGCCCGGCGGCGCCGACCTCGGTCACATCGACCTGAGCCACCAGCGCACCCTGAAGCGTCAGGTGCTCACCGAGGCGCTCGACCGCTTCGCGGGCGCCGGACTCGAGGCGCCGGAGATCGAGGCCGTCGAGTCCGGCGACGGCACGGGCTGGCGCACCCGCGTCACCCTGCACGTCGATGACGCCG
This genomic interval from Microbacterium sp. LWH11-1.2 contains the following:
- a CDS encoding nucleoside triphosphate pyrophosphatase; protein product: MRVCLASTSPARLMLLRQAGIEPLTLSPDVDEDAVAAAAAAERGADLPPEDLVLLLARAKAADVARRLSEEGEFHGLVIGGDSMFALGGRVYGKPYTPEEATRRWQEMRGATGILHSGHSIFLVSPGAAPVEATAVAAAAVTFAEDIGDEEIAAYVASGEPLHVAGAFTVDSLGGAFITRVDGDPSTVVGMSLSTIRRLAGDLGIRWTDLWS